The genomic DNA TGATCGGATGAAAGCTCAGTTCTTCGCCCCCAAACTTTCTCACGGCATGTTCGAGCTCGTATGCCAGATACTGTTCAGTGGCGTCGGGAGAGAGAATTTCGAGTAAGTAGGCGAATCCCTGTTCTGCGAGGTCGACTGCCTCACGGATGTCAGCAACTTCAGCCTCATCTTTTACTGCTCGAAGTTTTTCAACTTCCCAATTCACCGGGACAAGCTCAATTCCGGAAAGTGCCTGAGCAATGACTTGATAAACCTCGATCGTAAGAACATGCCCTTCAAAGCCCAGCATCTTGAGATTTCGCTCTTGCACCTTTTCAACGAGTGCGTCGGTCATTCTTGTTTTCGAACTTCGGATATGGAGTTCGACTCCGGGGCACTCTTCTTCAAGCTGGATGATGTATCGAAAGTCGCTGAGGATTAACTCTGAATCCGGAGTGACTAACAACCATGTGCTATCACCAGTGAAGCCGGTGAGATAGGAGACATTTTTCTCCGCTGTGATGAGGAGGCTTTCCAGGCCTGTTTGACTCATCATTCTTCGCAAGTTCGTTCGTCTTACGTGGAATCGATCGTCCATGTTACGAGGGTCCGTTATTCAGGTTGAACAGGCGACTCCCGGTGCGTGCTTTGAAGACCAGGACCTGGTTTTGGATTTCGCGTGAAGGACGCCTGTGGACTTGGGAAATCTTCATGAAGAGTACAGGGTGGCTCAGAACATGTGTAGGTCTATTGTCTGGAACGCTCGCTCGTGGATGGGAAGGCTGAGAGTGGCAACTCCGGTAACTCCGGCAGTTTTTGCTGATTCATTCTGGTGATATTACGGGTGATTTAAGGTTGCATCAATTGCCACTCTTACGGAGATGAAGAAAGTTAAGCTCAATAAGCTGCGTAGACTTTGCCGATAGTACCGATTGTATGGTCACTCCGGGAGAAGATATGGAGTGACCACGCGCGGAATAGACTGGCCTCAATACTCGAAAGTCACATGATGCGACTTTTTTCATTCTCCTGGCGTAAACATCTGGCGACTCCTGCTGTCTGCTGTCTGTTTGCAGCTTCAGCGTG from Thalassoglobus polymorphus includes the following:
- a CDS encoding M24 family metallopeptidase, with amino-acid sequence MDDRFHVRRTNLRRMMSQTGLESLLITAEKNVSYLTGFTGDSTWLLVTPDSELILSDFRYIIQLEEECPGVELHIRSSKTRMTDALVEKVQERNLKMLGFEGHVLTIEVYQVIAQALSGIELVPVNWEVEKLRAVKDEAEVADIREAVDLAEQGFAYLLEILSPDATEQYLAYELEHAVRKFGGEELSFHPIIAVGDRSALPHYRPGKLRIADSPILLVDWGAQTHSGYKSDLTRTMLTAEFNDPQFEIVYKTVLESQRLAIEKIAPGVSCQEIDSIAREHIKEAGFGDYFDHGLGHGIGLDIHELPRFSQGSDSLLEAGMVVTVEPGIYLPGWGGVRIEDDVLVTEGGCDVLSSVPKDWDNVHVNV